In Chromatiales bacterium 21-64-14, one DNA window encodes the following:
- a CDS encoding radical SAM protein translates to MHATLPLLENTVFPPLSRRRVETLQVNLGYRCNQSCVHCHVNAGPNRTEEMDRQTVEQVLCYLDRAELQTLDITGGAPELNPHFRYLVEQARARGVRVTDRCNLTILEEPGQEHLAEFLATQGVEIIASLPCYLEANVERQRGKGVYAKSMRAIRQLNDVGYGQPDTGLTLNLVYNPQGTELPPPQCALEQDYKRYLMEHHGLVFNRLYTLANMPIHRFGSTLVSKGQFEDYMALLRSAYQDHNLDGVMCRSLLSVDWQGYVYDCDFNQMLGLPLRVGGKPRPHLRELMGRDLMGNPIVVRDHCFGCTAGQGSSCGGALS, encoded by the coding sequence ATGCACGCGACTCTGCCTCTGCTTGAGAATACCGTTTTTCCGCCACTGTCCCGGCGGCGCGTCGAAACCCTGCAGGTCAACCTCGGATATCGCTGCAATCAGTCCTGCGTGCACTGCCACGTCAACGCGGGCCCCAACCGCACCGAGGAGATGGATCGACAAACCGTGGAGCAGGTGCTGTGCTATCTCGACCGCGCGGAACTCCAGACCCTCGACATCACCGGCGGCGCGCCGGAACTCAACCCCCACTTCCGCTACTTGGTGGAGCAGGCACGCGCACGCGGGGTCCGGGTCACGGATCGCTGTAACCTCACCATTTTGGAGGAGCCAGGCCAAGAGCACTTGGCAGAGTTCCTGGCGACGCAAGGCGTGGAAATCATCGCGTCGCTCCCCTGCTATCTCGAGGCCAATGTGGAGCGCCAGCGCGGCAAGGGCGTCTACGCGAAGAGCATGCGCGCCATCCGCCAGCTCAATGACGTCGGCTATGGTCAACCGGATACCGGTTTGACCCTCAACTTGGTATACAACCCCCAGGGGACGGAGCTGCCACCACCCCAATGCGCCTTGGAGCAGGACTACAAGCGATACCTGATGGAGCACCACGGCTTGGTCTTTAACCGTCTCTACACCCTGGCCAACATGCCGATCCACCGCTTCGGCAGCACCCTGGTCTCCAAAGGCCAGTTCGAGGACTACATGGCGCTGCTGCGCAGCGCCTACCAGGACCACAATCTGGACGGGGTGATGTGTCGTTCCCTGCTCAGCGTGGATTGGCAAGGCTACGTATACGATTGTGACTTCAACCAGATGCTGGGTCTGCCGCTGCGGGTGGGCGGCAAGCCGCGGCCGCACCTGCGGGAGTTGATGGGTCGTGACCTGATGGGCAACCCCATCGTGGTACGCGACCATTGCTTCGGCTGCACCGCGGGCCAGGGTTCCAGTTGCGGCGGCGCCCTGTCCTGA